From a region of the Mycobacteroides saopaulense genome:
- a CDS encoding bifunctional FO biosynthesis protein CofGH, with protein MPDDVTPLPNPAFPSRKAASSSPALRRVLRRARDGVTLNVDEAALALTARGDDLADLMASAARVRDAGLESAGRLGAEGRLPISYSRKVFIPITHLCRDKCHYCTFVTVPGKLRAQGQGMYLEPDEILDIARRGAELGCKEALFTLGDRPEDRWPDAKQWLDERGYDTTLDYVRAMAIRVLEETGLLPHLNPGVMTWAELARLKPVAPSMGMMLETTSRRLFENRGEAHYGSPDKDPAVRLRTLTDAGRLSIPFTTGLLVGIGEDLTERAETIHAIRKVHKEFGHVQEVIVQNFRAKSDTAMQKAPDADIDEFLATIAVTRLVLGPKMRVQAPPNLVSRSECLALIGAGVDDWGGVSPLTPDHVNPERPWPALDDLASVTAEAGYDLVQRLTAQPQYVQAGAAWIDPRVRGHVEALADPETGYALDISPTGLPWQEPDETWESTGRVDLHAAIDSEGRNTDTRSDLASAFGDWESIREHVRELNARAPEKVSADVLAALRSAERDPAGCTDDEYLALATAEGPAMEALAALADSIRADVVGDDVTYVVNRNINFTNICYTGCRFCAFAQRKGDADAFSLSAEEVGDRAWEAYVAGATEVCMQGGIDPELPVTGYADLVRAVKKRVPSMHVHAFSPMEIVNGASKGGQSVREWLTELRAAGLDTIPGTAAEILDDEIRWVLTKGKLPASEWIDVISTAHEVGLRSSSTMMYGHVDTPKHWVGHLRVLTGIQDRTGGFTEFVPLPFVHQSAPLYLAGAARPGPTNRDNRAVHALARIMLHGRIDNIQTSWVKLGIEGTRMMLQGGANDLGGTLMEETISRMAGSEHGSAKTIAELEEIADGIGRPAVERTTTYSRRPSAA; from the coding sequence GTGCCCGACGACGTAACGCCGCTGCCGAATCCCGCCTTTCCCTCCCGGAAAGCGGCGTCCTCATCGCCCGCGCTGCGGCGGGTGCTGCGGCGTGCCCGCGACGGGGTGACGCTGAACGTCGACGAGGCCGCGCTCGCACTGACCGCACGTGGAGACGATCTGGCCGATTTGATGGCCAGTGCCGCGCGTGTGCGTGACGCGGGGCTGGAATCTGCTGGTCGCCTCGGCGCCGAGGGGCGTCTGCCGATCTCCTATTCGCGCAAGGTGTTCATCCCCATCACACATCTGTGCCGCGACAAATGCCATTACTGCACGTTCGTGACAGTTCCGGGCAAGCTGCGGGCGCAGGGCCAAGGCATGTACCTGGAGCCCGACGAGATCTTGGACATCGCGCGCCGCGGCGCCGAATTGGGCTGCAAGGAAGCCCTGTTCACGTTGGGGGACCGGCCCGAGGATCGCTGGCCGGACGCCAAGCAGTGGCTGGACGAGCGTGGGTACGACACCACCCTGGATTACGTGCGCGCGATGGCGATCCGGGTTCTGGAAGAGACGGGTCTGCTTCCGCATCTGAACCCGGGCGTGATGACCTGGGCAGAGCTGGCGCGGCTCAAGCCGGTGGCGCCGTCGATGGGCATGATGCTGGAAACCACGTCGCGGCGGTTGTTCGAGAACCGTGGCGAGGCGCATTACGGCAGTCCCGACAAGGACCCCGCGGTGCGGTTGCGGACGCTGACGGACGCGGGCCGGTTGTCGATTCCCTTCACGACGGGCCTGCTGGTGGGCATCGGCGAGGACCTGACCGAGCGCGCCGAGACCATCCATGCGATCCGCAAGGTGCACAAGGAATTCGGGCACGTGCAGGAAGTGATCGTGCAGAACTTCCGGGCCAAATCCGATACCGCCATGCAGAAGGCGCCCGATGCCGACATCGACGAGTTCCTGGCGACGATCGCGGTGACGCGTCTGGTGCTGGGACCCAAGATGCGGGTGCAGGCGCCGCCGAACCTGGTGTCCCGTAGCGAGTGCCTGGCGCTGATAGGTGCCGGCGTGGACGACTGGGGCGGCGTCTCGCCCTTGACCCCGGACCATGTGAACCCCGAGCGGCCGTGGCCCGCGCTGGACGACCTGGCCTCGGTGACGGCGGAGGCCGGATACGACCTGGTGCAACGCCTGACGGCGCAGCCGCAGTACGTGCAGGCCGGTGCGGCCTGGATCGACCCCCGGGTGCGCGGGCATGTGGAGGCCCTGGCCGACCCGGAAACCGGTTACGCCCTGGATATTTCGCCGACGGGGCTGCCGTGGCAGGAACCCGACGAGACCTGGGAGTCGACCGGGCGCGTGGATCTGCACGCGGCCATCGACTCGGAGGGGCGCAACACCGATACCCGTAGCGATCTGGCGAGCGCCTTCGGGGATTGGGAGTCGATCCGCGAGCATGTGCGCGAGTTGAATGCGCGTGCACCGGAGAAGGTGAGCGCCGATGTGTTGGCGGCCTTGCGTTCTGCCGAGCGCGATCCCGCCGGGTGCACCGACGACGAATATCTGGCGCTCGCGACCGCCGAGGGCCCGGCGATGGAGGCCCTTGCCGCGCTGGCCGATTCGATTCGTGCCGATGTGGTCGGTGACGACGTCACCTACGTGGTGAATCGGAACATCAACTTCACCAACATCTGCTACACCGGCTGCCGCTTCTGCGCCTTCGCGCAACGTAAGGGCGACGCCGACGCCTTCTCGCTGTCCGCCGAGGAGGTGGGTGACCGGGCCTGGGAGGCGTATGTCGCCGGTGCCACTGAGGTCTGCATGCAGGGCGGCATCGATCCGGAACTACCGGTGACCGGGTACGCCGATCTGGTGCGCGCGGTGAAGAAGCGGGTACCCAGCATGCACGTGCACGCCTTCAGCCCCATGGAAATCGTCAACGGTGCCTCCAAGGGAGGTCAGAGTGTGCGCGAATGGTTGACCGAACTGCGTGCCGCGGGCCTGGACACCATCCCGGGCACGGCCGCGGAGATCCTCGACGACGAGATTCGGTGGGTCCTCACCAAGGGTAAGTTGCCCGCCTCCGAATGGATCGACGTCATCAGCACCGCGCACGAGGTGGGTCTGCGTTCCAGCTCGACCATGATGTACGGACATGTCGACACCCCCAAGCATTGGGTCGGACATCTGCGCGTGCTCACCGGAATCCAGGACCGCACAGGCGGTTTCACCGAATTCGTACCGCTGCCCTTCGTGCATCAGAGCGCGCCGCTCTACCTCGCGGGTGCCGCCCGCCCCGGGCCTACCAACCGGGACAACCGCGCGGTACATGCGCTGGCGCGCATCATGCTGCACGGGCGTATCGACAACATCCAGACCAGCTGGGTCAAGCTCGGCATCGAGGGCACGCGGATGATGCTCCAGGGTGGCGCCAACGATCTCGGTGGCACGCTGATGGAGGAAACCATCTCGCGGATGGCAGGCTCCGAACACGGATCGGCCAAGACTATCGCCGAGCTGGAGGAGATCGCCGACGGCATCGGACGGCCCGCGGTGGAGCGCACCACCACGTATTCGCGACGGCCTTCCGCCGCGTAG
- a CDS encoding excalibur calcium-binding domain-containing protein, translating to MCELTADFFSRFSPVRVSSGRGSRSRFVSGGAQLRTKVLYFVIVGLIGSPSVGLITAPLAQAYPNCAAARAAGAAPLYRGQPGYSSKLDRDGDGVACESGSSGYSPGQSVPAPAIPPIQVPQSISTPTPAPGLVSAGGTDYETVVTWTGTDCIDITAPDASPARVLGTTNHCGGRTQFTQGATGSQLVGADPIMGSAESITCEILVGRLRDSGTRGDGHDVNCLTRADSLKASA from the coding sequence GTGTGCGAACTGACGGCCGATTTCTTCTCGCGATTCTCCCCCGTCCGTGTCTCATCAGGTAGAGGATCGAGATCACGTTTCGTCTCGGGAGGGGCTCAGTTGCGGACTAAGGTTCTGTATTTCGTCATTGTCGGGTTGATCGGTAGCCCATCAGTCGGCCTGATCACAGCACCCCTGGCGCAGGCATATCCCAACTGCGCTGCAGCAAGAGCGGCCGGAGCCGCGCCCCTGTATCGGGGCCAGCCCGGATACAGTTCGAAGCTAGATCGTGACGGCGATGGCGTCGCATGCGAGAGCGGCTCATCGGGATACTCGCCTGGCCAGTCGGTCCCTGCGCCAGCAATCCCCCCAATACAAGTCCCGCAATCAATTTCGACACCAACACCCGCACCGGGATTGGTATCAGCGGGCGGGACCGATTACGAGACTGTCGTTACCTGGACCGGCACGGACTGCATAGACATCACCGCCCCGGATGCATCTCCTGCGAGGGTGCTGGGCACCACCAATCACTGCGGCGGCAGGACACAATTCACGCAGGGAGCCACAGGAAGTCAGCTCGTTGGGGCGGATCCGATAATGGGCTCAGCTGAATCGATCACATGTGAGATCCTGGTCGGTCGCCTTCGGGATTCAGGCACACGAGGCGATGGACATGACGTCAACTGCCTCACTCGAGCAGACTCCTTAAAGGCCTCAGCTTAG
- a CDS encoding MspA family porin yields the protein MIARLVATSSIVAMLGFLSAFPAGAEPREMAPQSYSRTTRDGWQLQIKLDNERVNAVPNLAAATNSREAFITLSGTATATGGSNPITDSLFVIGYQLGCQSDVSSGLQLGGSAGIAPSVSLGVAPTPSVGVGGSAGVSGFVQTVVQPGVIVNLPMANMVLSHGGTGALDLDNVHVKADACGGDVTIRSFASLRASTETGHTEFAIYGDPIKI from the coding sequence GTGATAGCCCGACTCGTAGCGACAAGCTCCATCGTTGCCATGCTTGGGTTCCTGTCCGCGTTTCCCGCCGGTGCAGAGCCGAGAGAGATGGCGCCGCAGTCGTATTCGAGGACCACTCGAGACGGCTGGCAGTTGCAGATCAAGCTCGATAATGAACGCGTCAACGCGGTGCCCAACCTTGCGGCGGCAACCAATTCCCGCGAGGCGTTCATCACCCTGTCCGGTACCGCGACGGCGACCGGCGGTTCCAATCCCATCACCGACAGCCTCTTCGTCATCGGATACCAGTTGGGCTGCCAATCGGATGTTTCCTCGGGTTTGCAGCTCGGTGGATCGGCGGGTATCGCACCGTCGGTAAGTCTCGGTGTGGCGCCAACACCGTCGGTTGGCGTCGGCGGTAGCGCGGGAGTCAGCGGATTTGTACAGACCGTTGTACAGCCGGGTGTCATCGTCAACCTGCCGATGGCCAACATGGTTCTCTCCCACGGTGGCACGGGGGCGCTGGACTTGGACAACGTGCATGTGAAGGCCGACGCATGTGGCGGTGACGTGACAATTCGTTCGTTCGCATCGTTGCGCGCATCCACGGAAACCGGTCACACCGAGTTTGCGATCTACGGCGACCCGATCAAGATCTGA
- a CDS encoding NADPH-dependent 2,4-dienoyl-CoA reductase, which yields MSNPYPTLLSPLDLGFTKLKNRVVMGSMHAGLEDFPWDTPALAAYFAERAKGGVGMIITGGYAINRTAWLKPLAGKLTTSLEAYRHRIVTNAVHKNGGKIIVQLLHSGRYGYHPFSVSASAKKSPITPFKPRKLSTKGVWQTIDDWAHSAKMAKKAGYDGCEIMGSEGYFINQFLAPYTNDRTDEFGGSPENRRRLAVEVVKAVRKAVGPDFIICYRLSMADYVPDGQTWDEIVALAKEIEAAGATIINTGIGWHEARVPTIVTSVPQNAFVDLSNKIAQEVSIPVMASNRINMPQSAEQILNDGQVQLISMARPLLADPDWVNKASADHADEINTCIACNQACLDHSFVNKKASCLLNPRAGNETTLKLLPTRHGKKIAVVGAGPAGLAAAVTAAQRGHKVVLFEANGEIGGQFDMARKIPGKEEFNETIRYYTTMLKKHGVTVLLNKKVDAQELIAGQFDDVILATGVKPRVPSIPGIDHPMVLSYPEVIKQIKPVGKRVAVVGAGGIGFDVSEFLTIDESPTLNLKEWRAEWGISEEHDARGSLTKPIPAPAVREVYLCQRKKGSLGKGLGKTTGWVHRASLKAKKVTELAGVNYEKIDDSGLHISFGEERKDPRVLEVDNVVICAGQESVRDLDDVLKEAGIQAHVIGGAALAGELDAKRAIKQGTELAAKL from the coding sequence ATGAGTAATCCTTACCCAACCCTGCTGTCCCCCTTGGATCTTGGCTTCACCAAGCTCAAGAACCGGGTGGTCATGGGTTCCATGCACGCCGGCCTCGAAGACTTCCCCTGGGACACCCCGGCATTGGCGGCGTACTTCGCGGAACGCGCCAAGGGCGGCGTCGGCATGATCATCACCGGCGGATACGCCATCAACCGCACCGCGTGGCTCAAGCCATTGGCAGGCAAGCTCACAACCTCCCTGGAGGCATACCGACACCGGATCGTCACGAACGCCGTGCACAAGAACGGCGGCAAGATCATCGTGCAACTGCTGCATTCGGGACGCTACGGATACCACCCGTTCTCGGTGAGCGCCTCGGCCAAGAAGTCCCCCATCACGCCCTTCAAGCCCCGCAAGCTCAGCACCAAGGGTGTATGGCAGACCATCGACGACTGGGCGCACAGCGCCAAGATGGCAAAGAAGGCCGGATACGATGGCTGCGAAATCATGGGCAGCGAAGGCTATTTCATCAATCAGTTCCTCGCGCCCTACACCAACGACCGCACCGACGAATTCGGCGGCAGCCCCGAGAACCGACGACGCCTGGCCGTCGAGGTGGTCAAGGCGGTACGCAAGGCGGTAGGCCCGGACTTCATCATCTGCTACCGGCTCTCCATGGCCGACTATGTGCCCGACGGCCAGACCTGGGACGAGATCGTGGCCCTCGCCAAGGAGATCGAGGCCGCCGGGGCCACGATCATCAACACCGGCATCGGCTGGCACGAGGCGCGGGTGCCCACCATCGTCACCTCGGTGCCGCAGAACGCCTTCGTCGACCTCTCCAACAAGATCGCCCAAGAGGTCAGCATCCCGGTGATGGCCTCCAACCGGATCAACATGCCGCAGTCCGCCGAGCAGATCCTCAATGACGGCCAGGTGCAGTTGATCTCGATGGCCCGGCCGCTGCTGGCCGACCCGGACTGGGTGAACAAGGCGTCGGCCGATCACGCCGACGAGATCAACACCTGCATCGCCTGCAACCAGGCCTGCCTGGATCACTCCTTCGTGAACAAGAAGGCCAGCTGCCTGCTGAACCCGCGAGCCGGCAACGAGACAACGCTCAAGCTGCTGCCTACTCGGCATGGCAAGAAGATCGCCGTCGTCGGCGCGGGTCCGGCCGGGCTCGCTGCCGCCGTCACCGCGGCACAGCGTGGTCACAAGGTGGTGCTGTTCGAGGCCAACGGTGAGATCGGCGGCCAGTTCGACATGGCCCGCAAGATCCCGGGCAAGGAAGAGTTCAACGAGACCATCCGCTACTACACCACGATGCTCAAGAAGCACGGTGTCACAGTGCTTTTGAACAAGAAGGTGGATGCCCAGGAGCTCATTGCCGGCCAGTTCGACGATGTCATCCTCGCCACCGGCGTCAAGCCCCGTGTTCCGTCCATCCCGGGCATCGACCATCCGATGGTGCTCTCCTACCCCGAGGTCATCAAGCAGATCAAGCCCGTCGGCAAGCGCGTCGCCGTCGTCGGTGCGGGCGGTATCGGCTTCGACGTGTCCGAGTTCCTGACGATCGACGAGTCACCCACGCTGAACCTCAAGGAGTGGCGCGCCGAGTGGGGCATCTCCGAAGAGCACGATGCCCGCGGCTCACTGACCAAACCCATTCCGGCTCCGGCGGTTCGCGAGGTCTACCTGTGCCAGCGCAAGAAGGGCTCGCTGGGCAAGGGCCTCGGCAAGACCACGGGCTGGGTGCACCGGGCATCGCTCAAGGCCAAGAAGGTCACCGAGTTGGCGGGAGTCAACTACGAGAAGATCGACGATTCCGGGCTGCACATCAGCTTCGGCGAGGAGCGCAAGGACCCGCGCGTGCTCGAAGTCGACAACGTGGTGATCTGCGCCGGCCAGGAATCGGTGCGCGACCTCGATGATGTGTTGAAGGAGGCCGGGATCCAGGCCCACGTGATCGGCGGCGCGGCGCTGGCCGGCGAGCTGGACGCCAAGCGCGCGATCAAGCAGGGCACCGAGCTGGCCGCCAAGCTGTAG
- a CDS encoding PadR family transcriptional regulator, protein MALTHAILLSLAEQSGSGYELTRRFDRSIGYFYSATHQQMYRTLRRMEDDSWLHCKVVDQEGRPAKKVYTVAELGFRELSRWIASSEGTEMRDLALKVRAATYADVDAVIEQIRAQRNTHAAALEGYLHMQKRQFPAPDQLSGAALHQYLVLRGGIRMEEGFTDWCDEMISALSSPNVPARTDESESDE, encoded by the coding sequence GTGGCACTCACCCACGCGATCCTGTTGTCCCTGGCCGAGCAGAGCGGGTCGGGTTACGAGCTCACGCGCCGATTCGATCGCTCGATCGGCTACTTCTACAGCGCGACCCACCAGCAGATGTATCGCACGCTGCGCCGCATGGAGGACGACAGCTGGCTGCACTGCAAGGTCGTCGACCAAGAGGGACGGCCCGCCAAGAAGGTCTACACCGTCGCCGAACTCGGTTTCCGCGAACTGTCCCGTTGGATCGCCAGCTCCGAGGGCACCGAGATGCGCGACCTCGCCCTCAAGGTTCGCGCCGCCACCTACGCGGACGTCGACGCGGTCATCGAACAGATTCGTGCGCAGCGCAATACCCACGCCGCCGCACTGGAGGGTTACCTCCACATGCAAAAACGCCAGTTTCCCGCGCCGGATCAGCTCTCCGGTGCGGCCCTGCACCAATACCTCGTCCTGCGCGGAGGCATCCGCATGGAAGAGGGCTTCACCGATTGGTGCGACGAGATGATCTCGGCTTTGTCCAGCCCAAATGTCCCAGCCCGGACTGACGAAAGTGAAAGTGATGAGTAA
- the fdxA gene encoding ferredoxin gives MTYTIAEPCVDVMDKACIEECPVDCIYEGGRMLYIHPDECVDCGACEPVCPVEAIFYEDDVPDQWTGYIQSNADFFVDLGSPGGAAKVGKTEYDPPSVKELPPMGEGH, from the coding sequence GTGACCTACACGATCGCGGAACCGTGCGTCGACGTTATGGACAAGGCATGTATTGAAGAATGCCCCGTCGACTGCATCTACGAGGGTGGGCGGATGCTCTACATCCACCCCGACGAATGCGTTGACTGCGGTGCTTGCGAACCGGTCTGCCCGGTGGAGGCCATCTTCTACGAGGACGATGTGCCGGACCAGTGGACCGGCTACATCCAGTCCAACGCCGACTTCTTCGTCGACCTGGGCTCTCCCGGTGGCGCCGCAAAGGTCGGCAAGACCGAGTACGACCCGCCGTCGGTCAAGGAGCTGCCGCCCATGGGTGAGGGACACTGA
- the dapC gene encoding succinyldiaminopimelate transaminase, whose amino-acid sequence MDRRVSASLPEFPWDTIADAKATAAAHPEGIVDLSVGTPVDSVAPLIRDALAAASDLPGYPATAGTPALRQAIRDAVTRRYGIVSLADNAVLPVIGTKELIAWLPTLLGLGAEDLVVIPELAYPTYEVGARLAGVPTVRADSLTQLGPQHPALIYLNSPSNPTGAVLPIEHLRKVVEWARERGALVVSDECYLGLGWDAEPVSVLDPRVCDGDTTGLLAVHSLSKTSSLAGYRAGFVLGDASVVAELLAVRKHAGMMVPGPVQAAMTAALSEDEHQRDQRARYELRRDKLSKALTGNGFRIDHSEAGLYLWATRGDSCDEALAYLAQRGILVAPGRFYGPRGKEHVRVALTATDERIDAAVSRLVD is encoded by the coding sequence GTGGACAGGCGCGTCTCGGCCTCTCTCCCCGAGTTCCCCTGGGACACCATCGCCGATGCCAAGGCGACTGCTGCGGCGCACCCCGAAGGGATTGTTGACCTTTCGGTCGGTACTCCCGTGGACAGCGTGGCGCCTCTCATTCGCGATGCGTTGGCCGCGGCCAGCGACTTGCCCGGATATCCGGCGACCGCCGGCACACCCGCACTACGGCAGGCGATCCGTGACGCAGTGACCCGGCGATACGGCATTGTGTCGCTTGCCGACAACGCGGTACTGCCGGTGATCGGAACCAAAGAGCTCATCGCCTGGCTGCCCACCCTGCTCGGGTTGGGCGCCGAGGATCTGGTCGTCATTCCCGAATTGGCCTATCCCACCTATGAAGTGGGTGCGCGGCTGGCTGGTGTGCCGACCGTGCGGGCAGACTCGCTGACACAGCTGGGGCCGCAGCACCCCGCCTTGATCTACCTCAACTCGCCCAGCAATCCGACCGGCGCGGTACTGCCGATCGAGCATCTGCGTAAGGTCGTCGAGTGGGCCCGCGAACGCGGCGCCCTCGTGGTTTCCGATGAGTGCTACCTCGGCCTCGGCTGGGACGCGGAGCCGGTATCGGTTCTCGATCCCCGGGTCTGTGACGGTGACACCACCGGGTTGTTGGCCGTGCACTCGCTGTCCAAGACCTCGTCGCTGGCGGGGTACAGAGCCGGATTCGTGCTGGGTGACGCATCGGTGGTCGCTGAGCTGCTCGCGGTGCGCAAGCATGCCGGGATGATGGTGCCGGGGCCGGTGCAAGCAGCGATGACCGCGGCGCTGAGCGAGGACGAGCACCAGCGTGATCAGCGCGCACGCTATGAGCTGCGCCGCGACAAACTCTCGAAGGCGTTGACGGGTAACGGCTTCCGGATCGATCACTCCGAGGCGGGCCTATACCTATGGGCGACGCGCGGGGACTCGTGCGACGAGGCGCTGGCGTATCTGGCGCAGCGGGGGATTCTGGTGGCGCCGGGGCGGTTCTATGGGCCGCGCGGCAAGGAACACGTGCGTGTGGCCCTCACCGCCACCGACGAGCGTATCGACGCCGCGGTCTCCCGTCTGGTCGACTAG